In Hydractinia symbiolongicarpus strain clone_291-10 chromosome 15, HSymV2.1, whole genome shotgun sequence, one DNA window encodes the following:
- the LOC130629225 gene encoding protein phosphatase 1 regulatory inhibitor subunit 16B-like, with protein MLTAYHTDNSSMVDIFIEYGCDVWGINKCNMNVYHFAAACNRHKILDTLCRHDVTNINRGDDTNWTPLYWAARCGNISCVNVLLRHYNIDMAVKDRWGRTAYDMAGRFENNKQNGDKIRRMIKDYKKWM; from the exons ATGTTGACGGCATATCACACCGACAATTCATCAATGGTGGACATTTTCATCGAATATGGATGTGATGTTTGGGGGATAAATAAATGCAACATGAACGTTTATCATTTCGCAGCAGCGTGTAATCGTCACAAAATATTAGACACGTTATGTCGTCATGATGTAACAAACATCAACCGTGGAGATGATACTAACTGGACACCATTATATTGGGCTGCACGTTGTGGTAACATCTCATGTGTTAATGTTTTGTTACGTCATTATAATATTGATATGGCGGTTAAAGATAGATGGGGACGAACTGCGTATGATATGGCTGGAAGATTTgagaataataaacaaaatggtgacaaaataagaagaatgattaaagattacaaaaa atggatgtga
- the LOC130628787 gene encoding amiloride-sensitive amine oxidase [copper-containing]-like, producing MEPMEQEKESFQKKKEETVRESKIIKALVVIIVILLFLVITFIVYAVTKDTSCSCKKLNARKNDWLSCKDSSVTIQPKIIKENDIFHELNAKEINMVIRYIKKNFDIKPKGNYTIKNLHFIHSVELYLPDKLDALKYLDQNGKKPERRAIVTIVHAPYNITYYIVGPIPMPKYHNIAKFTDRKNPLPYIPDATTLARNPISRNLYKDAAKYLWPLFKNTYEILQNYNTFDEAFEGGLNFFAPGGSVQKQRGEFYTDITFTYPVHNHMRHLDMIALTVNFSSSREEEWSLSKVIYNLKAYNSTIQLMQEYNAGTLTIIKVPQIPDDTLKRANQKRRDEQADGIFPSMEPIMFSPNGPRFSVRGREVKYLDWKFNFLVQPSSGPAIFDVRYKKKRIAFEISLQEAASLYATGGPFLKFTNIIDSTWYLGKTYTLISVTDCPQQAVYLDIDAYLGTKVVSIKNAACIFEQVGSVPLRRHHHQNKNGYVYGALSDASLVVRFVTDMSNYDYIHDFVFHQNGVVEVKTTTTGHLLTSPYYAQNENKYGYQIVDNYLGGIHDHMMLFKVDLDILGTKNTFKTMDIKLETGQDAWDIRPVVKKYIKHNKHTTEKDAAIQFNFDHPKYYIISNENERNKYGNLRGYRIYVQNKVKQVYPVEHEGTKHTGWSKYQVSISKFKETERYGSCMFNYYPQYLDPTCSFDARIDDDESIENEDLVAWIPIGGLHIPCTEDYPSTPTTGNQFAFFIKPFNYFDEDPSFTSLNSVYIEENGKSKKVNAYGTPDQATCPIPTREFR from the exons ATGGAGCCTATGGAGCAAGAAAAAGAGT CTtttcagaagaaaaaagaagaaacagtGAGGGAATCCAAAATCATCAAAGCATTGGTTGTCATTATTGTTATTCTACTTTTTCTGGTCATCACTTTTATTGTTTACGCTGTTACCAAGGATACGTCTTGCAGCTGTAAAAAACTTAACGCAAGAAAGAATGATTGGCTGTCTTGCAAAGATAGTAGCGTGACTATTCAACCGAAAATAATTAAGGAAAATGACATTTTTCACGAGTTGAACGCAAAAGAAATCAACATGGTCATCCGGTACattaagaaaaattttgatattaaacCGAAGGGAAATTACACAATCAAGAACCTTCACTTTATCCATTCAGTAGAATTGTACCTGCCTGATAAACTAGATGCAttgaaatatttagatcaaaatGGAAAGAAGCCTGAAAGGAGAGCTATAGTTACTATAGTCCACGCTCCCTATAACATAACTTATTACATTGTTGGACCAATTCCCATGCCGAAATATCACAACATTGCTAAATTTACTGACCGAAAAAATCCTTTGCCATACATACCAGACGCGACAACATTAGCTAGAAATCCAATATCGCGCAATCTCTACAAAGACGCCGCTAAGTATTTATGGCCGTTGTTTAAAAATACATACGAAATATTGCAAAATTATAATACGTTTGACGAAGCCTTTGAAGGCGGACTTAATTTTTTTGCACCGGGTGGATCCGTGCAAAAACAAAGAGGGGAGTTTTATACAGACATTACATTTACATATCCCGTGCATAATCACATGAGACATCTGGATATGATTGCGTTAACAGTCAACTTTTCAAGTTCCAGAGAGGAAGAGTGGAGTCTAAGCAAA GTTATCTACAACTTAAAAGCCTACAACAGCACCATACAACTGATGCAAGAGTATAACGCAGGAACATTGACAATCATAAAAGTTCCACAAATCCCCGATGATACTTTGAAAAGAGCAAATCAGAAGCGACGTGACGAACAAGCTGATGGCATCTTTCCATCAATGGAACCTATCATGTTTTCACCCAACGGTCCACGTTTCTCTGTACGCGGACGAGAGGTTAAATATTTAGATTGGAAATTTAACTTTCTTGTACAACCTTCTTCAGGTCCTGCAATCTTTGATGTCCGCTACAAGAAGAAAAGAATAGCGTTTGAGATAAGCCTTCAAGAAGCTGCCTCTTTGTATGCCACCGGTGGACCTTTCCTTAAATTCACTAACATAATCGACTCGACTTGGTATCTTGGAAAAACCTATACCTTAATAAGCGTCACTGATTGTCCACAGCAAGCAGTGTACTTAGATATAGACGCCTACCTTGGTACAAAAGTAGTATCTATTAAAAATGCAGCATGTATCTTTGAACAGGTGGGCAGTGTCCCTCTTCGGCGACATCATCATCAAAACAAGAATGGGTACGTATATGGCGCCCTTTCAGATGCATCCTTGGTTGTACGATTTGTGACAGATATGTCGAACTACGATTATATAcatgattttgtttttcaccaAAATGGTGTCGTTGaagtgaaaacaacaacaactggCCATCTCCTTACTAGTCCATATTACgcacaaaatgaaaacaaatatggctaccaAATTGTAGACAACTATCTGGGTGGTATTCATGATCATATGATGTTATTTAAAGTTGATTTAGATATCTTAGGAACAAAGAACACTTTTAAAACGATGGATATAAAGTTGGAAACAGGACAAGATGCATGGGATATTCGTCCAGTTGTCAAAAAATACATAAAGCATAATAAGCATACGACAGAAAAAGACGCAGCGATACAATTTAACTTCGACCATCCAAAATATTACATTATCTCAAATGAAAACGAAAGAAACAAATACGGAAATTTGCGTGGTTATCGGATATATGTGCAAAATAAGGTCAAACAAGTTTATCCGGTAGAACATGAAGGTACAAAGCACACTGGATGGTCAAAATACCAAGTGTCAATCTCTAAGTTTAAAGAAACCGAAAGATATGGAAGCTGTATGTTCAATTACTATCCCCAATACCTTGATCCAACATGTTCCTTTGATGCACGTATCGATGACGATGAAAGTATTGAGAATGAAGACTTAGTTGCGTGGATTCCCATTGGTGGTCTTCACATTCCTTGCACTGAAGATTACCCAAGCACCCCTACCACCGGGAACCAGTTTGCATTTTTCATTAAACCCTTCAACTATTTCGATGAAGATCCAAGTTTTACTTCGTTAAATTCGGTTTATATTGAAGAAAATGGCAAATCGAAGAAGGTTAATGCGTACGGTACACCAGATCAAGCAACATGTCCGATACCCACGCGAGAATTCAGATAA
- the LOC130628788 gene encoding putative amine oxidase [copper-containing], with protein MNTLLLLKFQVIYNLKAYNSTIQLMQEYNAGTLAVVTVPQIPDDVLKRANQKRRDEQADGIFPSMEPIMFSPNGPRFSVRGREVKYLDWKFNFLVQPSTSPAIFDVRYKKKRIAFKTSLQKAASLYATGGPYLKFTNVLDSNWYLGQTYTLISVTDCPQQAVFLDIDAYLDTKAVSIKNAACIFEQVGSVPLRRHHHQNKNGYAYGALSDASLVVRFVTDMTSYDYINDFVFHQNGVVEVKTTTTGHLLTSPYYAQNENKYGYQTVDNYLGGIHDHMMLFKVDLDILGRNNTFKTMDIKLETRRDAWDIRPVVKKYIKHNRHTTERDAAIQFNFDHPKYYIILNEKEKNKYGNVRVIGYMCKIRSNKFIRLFMKVQSTLDGQNTKCQSRSLKKQKDMEAACLITIRNTLIQHVPLMHVSMTMKVLRMKT; from the coding sequence ATGAATACTTTATTACTTCTCAAATTCCAGGTTATCTACAACTTGAAAGCCTACAACAGCACCATACAACTGATGCAAGAGTATAACGCAGGAACACTGGCAGTTGTAACAGTTCCACAAATTCCTGATGATGTCTTGAAAAGAGCAAATCAGAAGCGACGTGACGAACAAGCTGATGGCATCTTTCCATCAATGGAACCTATCATGTTTTCACCCAACGGTCCACGCTTTTCTGTACGAGGACGAGAGGTTAAATATTTAGATTGGAAATTCAACTTTCTTGTACAACCTTCCACGAGTCCTGCAATATTTGACGTCCGCTACAAGAAGAAAAGAATAGCGTTTAAAACAAGCCTTCAGAAAGCTGCCTCTTTGTATGCCACCGGTGGACCTTACCTTAAATTTACCAACGTGCTCGACTCAAATTGGTATCTCGGACAAACCTATACCTTAATAAGCGTCACTGACTGTCCGCAGCAAGCAGTGTTCTTAGATATAGACGCCTACCTTGATACAAAGGCAGTATCTATTAAAAATGCAGCATGTATCTTTGAACAGGTGGGCAGTGTCCCTCTtcgacgacatcatcatcaaaaCAAGAATGGGTACGCATATGGCGCCCTATCAGATGCATCCTTGGTTGTAAGATTTGTGACAGATATGACAAGCTACGATTAcataaatgattttgttttccaTCAAAATGGTGTCGTTGAggtgaaaacaacaacaactggCCATCTCCTTACTAGTCCATATTACgcacaaaatgaaaacaaatatggctaccaAACTGTAGACAACTATCTGGGTGGTATTCACGATCATATGATGTTATTTAAAGTTGATTTGGACATCTTAGGAAGAAATAACACTTTTAAAACGATGGATATAAAGTTGGAAACAAGACGAGATGCATGGGATATTCGTCCAGTTGTCAAAAAATACATAAAGCATAATAGGCATACGACAGAAAGAGACGCAGCGATACAATTTAACTTCGACCATCCAAAATATTACATTATCTTaaatgaaaaggaaaaaaacaaatacgGAAATGTGCGGGTTATCGGATATATGTGCAAAATAAGGTCAAACAAGTTTATCCGGTTGTTCATGAAGGTACAAAGCACACTGGATGGTCAAAATACCAAGTGTCAATCTCGAAGTTTAAAGAAACAGAAAGATATGGAAGCTGCATGTTTAATTACTATCCGCAATACCTTGATCCAACATGTTCCTTTGATGCACGTATCGATGACGATGAAAGTATTGAGAATGAAGACTTAG